The following proteins are co-located in the Victivallis lenta genome:
- a CDS encoding AraC family transcriptional regulator yields the protein MKASYEKIISVAVPISSSVILDGGIGWYHFHPELELSLVEAGRGVRCVGSSIENYAPLDLTLVGGMVPHSYAAVEQQEISDLKIRNIKFLPDFAGPEFFRQPVFVEIQQLLDDSSAGVVFPAKSVRELIPLFDRFFEADQVGQVFCLCNILDFLSRIPRRKLSSEASVAESDERSRQVLHYIHDNIASPEKLSLARMAKVAHLSPGAFSSYFSKQFSRRYLSYVNELRVNIASNKLNNQRLPITEIAFSVGFENLSNFNRQFLRYKGCTPTEYRAKLKTITTTS from the coding sequence ATGAAGGCTTCCTACGAAAAAATCATTTCAGTTGCGGTTCCGATATCCTCCTCTGTTATTTTAGACGGCGGCATAGGCTGGTATCATTTTCACCCGGAATTGGAACTTTCGCTGGTGGAAGCCGGCCGGGGCGTCCGCTGTGTCGGCAGCAGCATAGAGAATTACGCGCCGCTGGATCTGACACTGGTCGGCGGCATGGTACCTCACAGCTACGCCGCCGTCGAACAACAGGAGATCTCCGATTTGAAGATACGGAACATCAAGTTTCTGCCCGATTTCGCCGGACCGGAATTCTTTCGACAGCCCGTGTTTGTTGAAATTCAGCAGTTGCTGGACGATTCAAGCGCCGGCGTGGTCTTCCCCGCGAAATCGGTACGTGAACTGATTCCGCTTTTCGATCGTTTTTTTGAAGCGGATCAGGTGGGCCAGGTGTTCTGCCTGTGCAATATCCTCGATTTCCTGAGTCGAATTCCACGACGAAAACTTTCATCGGAGGCGTCGGTGGCCGAATCCGACGAACGCAGTCGCCAAGTGCTCCACTACATTCATGACAATATCGCCTCCCCCGAAAAGTTATCACTGGCACGGATGGCGAAAGTCGCTCACCTGTCGCCAGGGGCTTTCAGCAGTTATTTCAGCAAGCAGTTCTCACGCCGTTACCTTTCGTATGTCAACGAGTTGCGCGTAAACATCGCCAGCAACAAGCTCAACAACCAGCGGTTGCCGATCACCGAGATCGCCTTTTCCGTCGGATTTGAGAATCTGTCAAACTTCAATCGGCAGTTTCTCCGCTACAAGGGCTGTACTCCGACCGAATACCGGGCCAAGTTGAAGACAATCACCACCACCAGTTGA